In Prescottella soli, a genomic segment contains:
- a CDS encoding small basic family protein — MKTVKGGYALYGVLALVAGIVVGILFSPQVPDAVQPYLPIAVVAALDAVFGGLRAYLDEIFDSKVFVVSFVFNVLVAALIVWLGDQLGVGTQLSTAIIVVLGIRIFGNAAALRRRLFGA, encoded by the coding sequence GTGAAGACCGTCAAAGGCGGATACGCGCTCTATGGAGTGCTCGCGCTCGTCGCCGGCATCGTGGTCGGGATTCTGTTCAGCCCGCAGGTGCCCGACGCCGTCCAGCCCTATCTGCCGATCGCGGTGGTCGCGGCGCTCGACGCCGTGTTCGGGGGGCTGCGCGCCTACCTCGACGAGATCTTCGACTCGAAGGTCTTCGTCGTCTCGTTCGTGTTCAACGTCCTCGTCGCGGCCCTGATCGTGTGGCTCGGCGATCAGCTCGGCGTCGGAACTCAGCTGTCGACCGCGATCATCGTCGTGCTCGGAATTCGGATCTTCGGCAACGCCGCAGCCCTGCGCCGGCGCCTGTTCGGGGCGTGA
- a CDS encoding DUF881 domain-containing protein: MQDNEVRPDALADDTAEQRTEGRHEMPPPAPTRTRRRFGFGLLAVLLMAALGVGIATQVSSTGSGDNLDSARPADLLAVLGNLNQREAALRQEVAGLEQTLSKLEAGGGSSSAALDEAKSRLAALSIQVGTVAATGPGVVLTIADPGKSVGSEVLLDLVQELRAAGAEAIEISGAGSDPIRIGVDSWVSGSGGNVTVDGRKVSAPFRVVAIGDPPTLAAALNIPGGVVDTVARSGGQLRIEQSPQVTVTALREIKPRQYAQPGN, from the coding sequence ATGCAGGACAACGAAGTACGCCCCGACGCACTCGCCGACGACACCGCGGAACAGCGCACGGAGGGCCGGCACGAGATGCCGCCGCCGGCGCCCACCCGCACCCGCCGCCGGTTCGGGTTCGGATTGCTGGCGGTGCTGCTCATGGCAGCCCTCGGCGTCGGGATCGCGACGCAGGTCAGCAGCACCGGATCGGGCGACAACCTCGACTCGGCGCGGCCCGCGGACCTGCTCGCAGTTCTGGGCAACCTCAACCAGCGCGAGGCCGCGCTGCGGCAGGAGGTCGCCGGTCTGGAACAGACGCTGTCGAAGCTCGAGGCCGGTGGTGGCAGTTCGAGCGCGGCCCTCGACGAGGCGAAGTCCCGGCTCGCGGCGCTGTCGATCCAGGTGGGGACCGTCGCCGCGACCGGCCCCGGCGTCGTGCTCACCATCGCGGACCCGGGCAAGTCGGTCGGCTCGGAGGTGCTGCTCGACCTCGTCCAGGAATTGCGCGCCGCGGGTGCCGAGGCCATCGAGATCAGTGGCGCGGGATCCGACCCGATCCGGATCGGCGTCGACTCCTGGGTGAGCGGCAGCGGCGGAAACGTCACCGTCGACGGGCGGAAGGTGTCGGCCCCGTTCCGTGTGGTCGCGATCGGCGATCCGCCGACGCTGGCGGCCGCGCTGAACATCCCCGGCGGAGTCGTCGACACCGTCGCACGCAGCGGCGGACAGCTCCGGATCGAGCAATCCCCGCAGGTCACGGTCACCGCCTTGCGGGAGATCAAACCGCGCCAATACGCTCAACCCGGAAACTGA